In a genomic window of Telopea speciosissima isolate NSW1024214 ecotype Mountain lineage chromosome 5, Tspe_v1, whole genome shotgun sequence:
- the LOC122662988 gene encoding 1-aminocyclopropane-1-carboxylate oxidase homolog 4-like, with amino-acid sequence MAISNPPREYDQVKEAKEFEDAMIGVKGLVDSGITTIPRFFIQPPKILSTIKPTNRPTTTIEIPVIDLSDINNNFSGNDARARIVEEIRGASRTRGIFYIINHGIQDFILDNMIMAAKSFHEQSTELRAQYYQGKLGSNAVFMTTYNFRVPTGATWRDSLQVNWTPNPPEFEQIPAVCREEMVVMDEHMKQLGNTLMELFSEGLGVSHERLKEYMEDRLMLTHYYPYCPQPDLTLGTHPHTDSTVLTVLLHNQIDRFQVECGKEWVHIMPLPGALLVNIGDILQVLSNDEYKSSRHRVLANSSQDPGITVAFFFLSSNISKLCCPFPELLSPEKPAIYRSFKMHEHKQARYNIQLEDEPRTALSYFKL; translated from the exons ATGGCCATATCTAATCCTCCTAGAGAATATGATCAGGTCAAAGAAGCGAAGGAATTTGAAGATGCAATGATAGGAGTTAAGGGTCTTGTTGACTCTGGCATCACAACCATTCCAAGATTCTTCATACAACCACCTAAGATTCTTTCTACCATCAAACCCACTAATAGACCGACTACCACCATTGAGATCCCTGTTATTGATCTTTCAGACATCAATAACAATTTCTCCGGCAACGACGCACGAGCTCGAATCGTCGAAGAAATCCGAGGAGCATCTCGTACAAGGGGTATATTCTACATCATCAACCATGGTATTCAAGATTTTATTCTTGATAATATGATCATGGCTGCGAAATCATTCCATGAGCAATCAACTGAGCTAAGGGCACAATACTACCAAGGAAAGCTAGGAAGTAATGCTGTGTTCATGACCACTTACAACTTCAGGGTACCCACTGGAGCTACTTGGAGGGACTCACTACAGGTGAATTGGACACCAAACCCACCTGAGTTTGAACAGATTCCGGCAGTCTGTCGTGAAGAGATGGTAGTAATGGATGAACATATGAAGCAACTAGGGAATACCCTAATGGAGCTTTTTAGTGAAGGATTAGGTGTGAGTCATGAGAGGttgaaagagtatatggaagatAGACTTATGTTGACACATTATTACCCATATTGTCCTCAACCAGACCTGACTTTGGGAACACATCCTCATACAGATTCTACAGTTTTGACTGTGTTGCTGCACAACCAGATTGATAGGTTTCAAGTGGAGTGTGGGAAGGAGTGGGTTCATATCATGCCCTTACCAGGTGCCCTCTTGGTTAATATTGGAGATATCCTTCAG GTCCTTTCAAATGATGAGTACAAGTCTTCTCGACACCGAGTATTGGCTAACAGTTCTCAAGACCCAGGGATCACTgttgccttcttcttcttatcatcTAACATATCAAAACTTTGCTGTCCATTCCCGGAGTTACTGTCACCAGAGAAACCAGCAATTTATAGGAGTTTCAAAATGCATGAACACAAACAGGCACGCTACAATATTCAACTGGAGGATGAACCAAGAACAGCTTTAAGCTATTTCAAGCTGTGA